DNA sequence from the Peptoniphilus sp. GNH genome:
AGCAATTTGGTTCTTAACTAGAGTTGACTTCTCTTTCCACTTCTTAGCTGAAGATGATATAAACGATTCAATTCTTGCAACTATAGGAAGACATATATCTATTATATTTGCTCCACTTGGATTTGGAGATTGGATGGCAACAGTTGCATCTGTAACAGGACTTGTAGCTAAGGAAGTAGTAGTTTCAACTTACGGCATTATGGCCGGTGGTGATGATTCTCTTCCAGGTCTTGTAATGACACAATTTACAATGCTTTCAGCCTTCTCATTTATGGTATTTAACCAATTGACAATACCATGCTTCGCAGCTGTCGGAGCAATAAGAGAAGAAATGCATGACTTTAGATGGACATGGTATGCCATTATTTACCAACTAGGCTTTTCATATACAATAGACCTTATGATTTATCAAATAGGACCTGTAGTAACAGAAAATGCTCCTACAATTTGGACTGGAATTGCCCTAGTAGTATTGGCAGTTTATCTGTTCTTCTTATTCAGACCTGATAAATACAAGGGAACTTATAAAGTAAAAAGGAGTGTAAAAGAATGAACGGACCTACAATAGGTATTATAGTAGTATTGGCTATTATCGTATTTTTGGTAATAAGATACATGATAAAGAACAAGTCGACTTGCTCTTGCGGATGTTCATCTTGCCATTCTACTTGCAACGAAGAAGTACCAGAAAAAAAGTAGGAAAATTTTAAATATTAATTCTTATAAAAATGGCAGATTAAATCTGCAAATAAGGACTATAATTCAATCGGCGTGAAGTTTTCTTTCTTCATGCCGATTTTTTAGTTCTCTAAAAACATTTTTAAAATTTTTTGCACTAGAAGATTTAAAACATATATGCTTGGCATTTACTCTTTGGGCTTGCAGGAGTTTACATAAAAGTCAAATGGAGATTAAATAAAATTTGTAAAGGATGGATATATTAGTAGGATTAGGAATGTAGATGATTTTAGCTTGCCTAAAAATAAATTATATAAAATTTATTTAAGGGGATTTTTCTAGTATAATCAAGATGAGGTGATTTTACATGAAGTCAAAAAGAATGGAGTTTTTTTCAGCTCTTTATAAGGGAGAAGAGATTTTCGGTTTGGCAACAGATGAAAAGACAATCAATTTAAAAGCTGCCATAAAAGAAATATATGACAGAGAAATTAGAAATCTCTCGGAGTTTATAGAAGACTATGCTTCTTTTGATATAGATGTTTTATTAAAAAGAGCGGAGGCAATAGAAAATTTTAAGAGTCTGGAGCTTTTGGCTCCCATATCTAGACCTCGCAGAAATCCTATTTGTGTCGGCAAAAATTACAAGGAGCATGTAAATGAGGTAAAGGGTCTTGGACCTATAATTGATATACCAAAGACGCCAATTTACTTTTCTAAGCTAGTTTATAGCACCACTGGTCATGGTCAAGATTTCATAGTTGACCAAGATAAGGCTGATGCTCTTGATTATGAGGCAGAGCTTGTAATAGTGATAGGAAAAACTTGTAAAAATATAAAAGCCAAAGATGCCAGAGCTCATATTTTTGGTTTCACTTGTGGAAATGACTTTTCTCAAAGAAGACTTCAAAAGCTACACGATCAGTGGCTCATGGGAAAGAGTTTAGATGGAGCTTGTGCCATAGGCCCATCCATTTTAAAATGTGATGACTTCGACTACAATAATTTGAATATAAGATCATATGTAAATGGTCAATTGCGTCAAGAAAATACCACATCAAATATGATTTTTCCAATAGAAAAGCTAATTGAAAATCTTTCTTCAATACTTACTCTAGTGCCAGGAGATCTAATATTTACGGGTACACCTGCAGGAGTCGGAGCAGGGTTTAATCCTCCCAAGTATCTAAAAAATGGTGATATAGTAGAAGTTGAAATTGGAAATTTAGGAATACTAAAGAATAGAGTTGTGGTAAGACCATGAGATTTATTCATGCAGCAGATTTTCACTTGGAAAGGACTTTTAAAAGAGCCTTCTTGGATCCAAATGTCTATGAAAAAAGAAGAAGGGATCTTTGGAGAAATTTCGAAAATACAATTGATATTTGCAATGAAAAAAATGTTGATTTTCTTTTTATAGCTGGAGATCTTTTCGAGAGGGAGTCCTTTTCGCAAAAAGACCAAAGAAGGCTACTCGATCTCATAGCAAGTTTAGAAAAGACCAGACTTGTAATAGCTCCTGGAAACCACGACTACATCGACAAGAACTCGCCCTATGAGGAGATTTCTAAATATGCCTATGTTTTTATGAAGGATAAACACTCCTACTTTGATTTTGAAGATTTGCAAGTGAGAGTCCATGGCATGGGCTGGAGAAAAGATTTTTATAATAAAAAATTTGAAATAGATGAAGGCTTGATTCATCCTAGTTGGAAAAATATCCTAGTCCTTCACACAGGCGTGGAAGATGGCAATTATCTACCTGTGGAGCTTAAAGATTTATCCAAGCATTTTGACTATATTGCCCTTGGTCATATTCACAAGGCGGCTGAACTTTTGCCAAATGCCTACTATCCCGGAAGCCCAGAGGGGCTTTCTTTTAAAGAGGCATGGCATCATGGGGTGATTTATTTTGACGAGAAAAGTGTGAACTTTCTTGAGACTTCACTTAGAAAAATCGTAGATATAAGTCTTGATTGCGAGGGTCTTAGCCTAAAAGAAATATTTAGAAAAATTGAAGATATAGTCTATAAAAATAAGGATGATTTAATAAGGATAAGACTTGTAGGAAAGAGTGATTTCTATTACAAAGAAGATTTCGATAAGGAAATTTACCAGAAGGCTTTTTATTTTGAAATAATATCTGATTTGCAGCCGAACTACGATCTTAAAAAAATCTATGAGGCCAACAAGGATAGGGCTCTTGGCTCAATAATAAAAAAATTAGCTGATCCAAAGGATGCTTTAAAACAAAGAGCCCTTGATCTCATCTTAAAAGAAATAGTAGGAGGGGGAAGATGAGGCTTACAAAAATTAAAATTAAAAATTTTGGCAAGCTAAAAGAAAAAGAATTGCCCCTTTCTAAAGGGATAAATGTGATTTATGGAGCTAATGAATCTGGAAAGTCGACCTGCTTTTCTTTTATAAGAGGACTTTTCTATGGCTTTTCAACATCTTCAAAGAGGAGAATTTTTGAAGAAGCCTTAGACAAGTACACACCTTGGACTGGTGGGGATTTTGCCGGCTACATAGAATTAGAAGATGGGAAAAATTACAGGATATCTAAAGATTTTTCCAAAGACAAGGACTCGGTTTTAGTCTTAGATTTAGATAAAGCAAGAGATATCACAGATGAGATAGATCTTTATAGGTATTCCAAGGTGGCGCAACCTGGTGTGGCATTTTTTAATATGACTAAAGACCTCTTTGAATCCACGGTGCTTTTTCTAAATCCGGCGACAGCTGCAGATCAAAAAGATGAAATTTTAGAAAAATTGACCAACTACTATTCTAGCAGGGATGAGAATTTTTCCATAAAAGAAATAAGGGAAAAACTCATAAAAAAACTAGAGGACTTGGGCAACGAGAGAAGAAAGAAGACCCTTATAGGTAGAACCAGCGATAAAATTTTAGAATTAAAAACTAAGCTAGAAGATTTAAAGAGCATGGAAGATTATCTTGGCGAAAAGGAAATGCTGGACTTTCTCATAAGTAAGAGAAAGGTCCTTGAAAATCGCCTGAAAAATAAAGAGTATCTAGAATCGCAAGAAATTTTTGAAAAAGTACAGCTCAACACCAAAAAAATAAATGCTTTGAAATATGACTTGTCAAAGTGTGATTTAAACGACTACAAGGACTATGAAAATGCTCTTGAATTGCGTTTGAAGATAGAAAATCTCAAAGAGCAGATAAAAGACTTACAAGATAAAAAGATAAAAGACCCCTCATTTGACAGGGAGTTTTCTTTAGATTATGAGGACTTTGACAAGCTCATAAAGATATATAGAGGTCAAGGCAGTCATGAGATTTTATTTGAGAAGTCATCAGCAGAAGAGGACAAGTTAGTCTTAAATAAGACCTTAAAATTTTGCTTTTTTAGACTTGGAATCTCAGCAGCACTTATTTTTGCAGCCCTTACTTCCTTTATCCTAACTAAGTCCTCTTATCCTCTTTTATTAATATTGCCAGCCTTGATTTTGGGAATTTTCACAGTCAAAAAGATGAAAATATATGCAGATAGCAAAAAAAGAAACAAAAAAAGACTAAAAAACATCAATGCCGCAGTCTTAAAATATGAGGACGAAAGAGGACTTGCCAAGAAAAAACTCATGACTCTTTGCAAAAAATATGATTTCAAAAGCATCGAAGAACTGGCAAGTTCTTTTGAAGAAATGAAAGAGAATGAGGACAAAAAAAGGATAAAAGCCCTAAGCCTTGAAGAAAGAAAGAGGGAAGAAGGCTTAAAAATCGAAAAGATGAAGCAGGAACAAAAGCTCTATGAAGATGAACTCAAAGACATTTTAGAATCTAAGGGCTTGACAGATTTCGAAGAATTAAGACAAATTCAAGAAAGAGAAAATCCTGTGCAAAAGCTAGATAGTGAGATAAAGCTTTTGTTAGAAAAAAATAAGTCCATTCTAGATGGCAGAGTTTTGAAAGATCTCAACAAAAATTACACCCGATTTGAGGCTCCTATGGAATGTGACTTTGAAAAAATTAGACTTTTAGAAAACAAAATAGGCAGTCAGGCTGAAATTTTAAAAAATCAAGAAAAGCAGATGAAACTAGCGCAAGGCATAAATGAGGGATTGGACATATTCGAAGAAAATCTCGAAAAATTATATTTTGAAAGAGATGCTATCTTGCTTGCCCTTGAAACCTTGGAAGATGTGGATAATGAAATCTCAAAAAAATCCACGCCATTTTTCATGCAAAATTTAGAAGAGGTCTATTCTGAAATCACCAAAGGAAGATACGAAAAAATAAAGATGGACGAGAATCTCAACCTCATAGTGTTTGACAAAAAAGCGGACCTATATGTAAAGACCTCATCACTTTCAAGCGGAAGTCTCTACCAGCTTTATTTCGCCTTCAGGCTTGCCCTTTTAAGAGCAATAAATAAAAAGCTACCCATGATTTTGGACGATGGTTTTATAGAATATGACGACAAAAGGCTTGGAAACCTCTTGAAATATTTGAGTGAGTACGAAAGAGAAAGGCAAATTATAATTTTCACCCATCAAAAAAGAGAAGAAGAAGTCTTAAAAAGTTTGAATATAAGCTATAATCTTTTGAATTTGGAGGAGATATGATTTATGCAATAGCAGATTTGCACCTGGACTCGCTCGGACAAAAGCCTATGGATATATTTGGGGCCAACTGGATAAATCATGATCAAAAGATTTTTAATGCTTGGAAGGAAATAGTAGGAGAAGATGATCTAGTACTAGTACCAGGGGATATCTCCTGGGCAACTAAACTAGAAGAAGCCAAAGATGATCTCATCTTAATAGACAGACTTCCAGGCAAAAAGATAATATCTAAGGGCAATCATGATTATTGGTGGTCAAGTCTATCCAAGCTAAATGGACTCGGGCTTGAATCCATAAAATTTTTAAACAACAATTCATTTGAATATGGAAATATAAGAATTTTCGGCACAAGGGCATGGTCGCCCAAGGACAGTGCGAATTTTGATAAAGATGATGAAAAAATTTTCGCCAGGGAACTTTTGCGCCTTAAAAACTCATTAGGCTCTATAAAAAAAGACGGCAACTACACTATTTGTATGCTACATTATCCGCCCTTTAACCAAGATATGAGTCCAAATGAATTTGCCGAGATATTAGAAAAAGAAAAAATTGATTTATGTATTTATGGCCACCTTCATGCAGATGGCCACAGGTTTGCAGTAAATGGAAACATAAACGGAGTGGAATATCTTTGTGTGGCTTCAGACTACATAGACTTTAAACCTGTAAAGATTTATGAATAATCCCTCCGGGGATTATTTTTTTGGAGGAAACATGGAAAGAGAAATAGAAGTAAAAATACTAAATACCGAGCTTGAAAAAATAGAAGATAAAATAAAAAAAGACGCACTATTTTTGCTAGAAGAAGAACAAGTAAACATTTTAATAGAATCACAAAACTACAAGGACTATCGAAAATATGGAGATTTGAGAATAAGACATACAAGAGATACAAATACAAGAGAAGAAAAAAATTATTTGACCTTCAAAGAAAGGCTATCGACAGAGGGAGCAAGAGAAAGCCTCGAGCATACCACAGAGATAAGCGACATAGATGAGTGCCTAAAAATACTAGCCCTCTTAGGTTACGAGGATGTCAAATACTTAAAAAAACATAGAAAATCATACATCTACAAGGGTCTTAGATTTGATTTGGACAGATGGGAAGATGGACTTGCATATTGTGAGATAGAGGGCAGCTCCAGAAATGAGATAGAAAAAATACTTGATGAATTGGAAATCGACAAAAACAATATTTCAACTAAGTCGATAAGAGAATTAAAAAGAGAAGAAGAAAATAAAAAATAAATAGTATAACAAATTAAAACAATGTGCTATAATAATTCTTGCAAAGGGGGAGTATCATGTCTAATTATAGATACATTAAATGGTTTGAAGAAATTTCTAAAAATGATGTAGGAATTGTTGGAGGCAAGGGAGCCAATCTCGGCGAACTTACAAATTTTGGTTTGCCAGTGCCACCAGGATTTTGTGTTACAGCACAAGCTTACAGAGATTTCGTAGACCATGCGCACCTACAAGAAAAAGTTAAATCCATTATGAAAGATTTAGATGTTGATGACACCAAGGCTCTCACAGAGGCTGGAGAAAAAATCAGAAGCATCTTGACAGAAGCACCAATAAAAAAAGAAATCGAAGAAGAAATAAAAAAAGCATATAGGGAATTTCAAGAAAGACTCGGCTTAAAAAATCCAGAAGTGGCAGTCAGATCATCAGCAACAGCCGAAGATTTGCCAGACGCATCATTCGCTGGACAACAAGACACCTACCTACATATAAGCGGAGAAGACGAACTTTTGAGCCATGCCAGATCCTGCTGGGCAAGCCTATGGACAGCAAGGGCAATATATTACAGAGAAAAGCAAAGCTATGATCATTTTGAAGTGGCCTTGTCGGTAGTAGTTCAAATGATGGTAAAAAGTGAGAAATCGGGAGTAATGTTTACGGCAAATCCAATAACAGGCGATAAGTCGCAAATCATGATAAATGCGTCCTGGGGCTTGGGAGAAGCTGTCGTATCAGGCACAGTTACACCAGATGACTACTTGATAGACAAAAAAACGGGCAAGGTGTTAGAAAAATATATAGCAGACAAAAACAGCATGGTAGTAGACAAAACAGACGGAGTTGGCACAGAGCAAAGGCCAGTTTCAGAAGTCTTGGGTGCAGAATATGTTTCATCAGAATGTCTAAATAAAGATGAGCTTAAAAAACTAATAGAAATGGGACTTCTAGTAGAGTCCATGTATGGCAATGTGCAAGACACAGAATGGGGCTTTGATAAAAACACCAAGAAGTTTTACTTCCTTCAATCAAGGCCTATAACCACTATAAAAGACACAAAGATAAATCCAGATGATTACAGAAAAAAAGATAATAAGATTGCAAATGCAGAAGATAAAAAAGAAAAAATAGGTGAAGAAAAAATGCTTAAAAAATTAGTCAAGGGTCTACCAGCAGCACCCGGCCTTGGAAGGGGTAAAGTAAAAAATCTCATAGACTTAGAAGATATAGACTCCATAGAAGACGGAGATATTCTCGTAACAGTGATGACCAACCCAGCCATGGTGCCAGCCATGAGAAAGTGCGCAGCAGTTGTCACAGATGAAGGCGGCAGGACTTGCCATGCAGCCATAGTCTCAAGAGAACTCGGCATCCCCTGCATAGTCGGAAGCAAAAATGCAACAGAAGTCTTAAAAGATGGCATGATAGTGACAGTAGATGCGACAAGAGGAGTTGTCTTTGAAGGCAGCGTGCTTGAAGAAGACAAAAAAGAAGAAAGCAACAAAGAAGTCACAAGAACTACTCAAGTAAGCTTCGCCCCAATCACAGCTACAAAAATTTACATGAACCTTGGCCAACCAGACTTGGCAGACAAATACAAAGACCTGCCCTTTGACGGCATTGGACTTATGAGAACAGAATTTATCTTCACCAACATGATAGGAGCTCATCCTCTCTATCTTTTAAAGACGGGTAGAGGAGACTTCATGGTTCAAAAACTGGCAGAAGGCATTTCTAAAGTTGCCCAAACCCTATATCCAAAACAAGTAGTTGTAAGAATGAGCGACTTTAGAACTAATGAATTTAGAGACCTTGAAGGCGGAGATGAAGTCGAGCCACATGAAGAAAACCCCATGATTGGATGGAGAGGTGTTTCAAGATATGTATCACCAGAGTATGAACAAGGCTTTAGACTGGAATGTCAAGCAATAAAAAAAGTCAGAGAAGAATACGGACTTACAAATGTTGTGGCAATGCTACCCTTCGTGAGAACTGTTGAAGAACTAAGACACGTAAAAGAAATAATGGCAGAAGAAGGACTTAGCAGAAGCAAAAACTTTAAAATTTGGATTATGGCAGAAGTCCCGGCAGTAGTATTTAGAGCTGAAGAATTTGCCAAAGAAGTAGACGGATTTTCAATCGGCTCAAATGATCTAACTCAACTAGTAATGGGCGCAGATAGAGACAGTGAAGTTTTAAACAACATGGGATATTTTGACGAGAGAAATGAAGCTGTAAAAGAAGCAATAAAAATAATCATAAAGGCCTGCAACAAGCAAGGCATCACCTGCTCAATATGCGGACAAGGCCCAAGCCAATATCCAGAATTTGCAGAATTTTTAGTAGAATCAGGCATCACATCCATAAGCGTAAACCCTGACACAGTAGAATACACAAGACGTCTGGTGGCATCAGTAGAACAAAAAATGATTCTAAAAAAGATAAGAAACCTATAAGAACTATACACGAAAAAAACCCGACTTATTTAAAAGCAAATAAGTCGGGTTTTTTATTGTGAAAATATTTTACTTGATATAGAAATAGACTTATTGTTTATTATTTTCTTAACATAAAATTTAAACTTATAAAATTATTTTGACTTAAAAAAATGGCGGAAATTTGAAAAAAAACAATTATAAGTGTATGATAAAAGAGTAAGATATTGTACCAAAAAAACGAAGAGGAGGATTTATGAAAAAAATAATGAAACGTTTTTTTGTTGCCTTATTAGCTACCATGACAGTGCTAACTTGCATGGGGGGGGTACCTACGCTGAGGAAAATGCAGGAGGCGTAGTTAAAAGTATTTTTTCTCCAGAGAAAACTTTAGAAAGTACTACAACTATTGGTAGAGATAAGCCGACAGGAGAAGTACAAAATGTTGGAGAAATTGAAGTTGAAGTAGGACAGACTATAACAGATGAGGGTTTTATCAATAAATTTAAAACTAGTGAAGCGGTAGCTGGAGACCTTGAATATGGTACAACAACCTTTTCAACTTCTATTGTAGGCGTTGTAGTCGATGGAACATTCTATGATGTTCAAAACGATATGGATAAATTAGATAAGATGATTGAATACGTAACTCAAGATGTTCAATCTTCAGTTACTGTAAACTACGACATCAAGAATCAAACTGGCGGACAAGCAATCAAATATTCCTTTACAGGCAAAAAATCAACGGGAGATAACTATGTCTATGTTTACTACCACTACTATGTGAATGGCAAGGCAGCTAACGGACAAGAGATTACTCGTGGAGGTTATCTCGGCTATAAGATCAAGGTAAAACCAGCTACTGGAGGTCTAATTTATGATGCCAATGGAGGCACAATCAAGGGAAAAGCAACATTCGATGATAAAGATGGTCGTGTGGCACCAGACCCTTCTGATACATCATTTATGCCAAAAGTTAAGATAGATATTATTAGTGATGAGCCGGTAAGAGATGGTTACAAGTTCGCTTTCTGGTATGAAGAAGCACTTTACCCTGATGATAAAGAAGTCTATACAGACCAGGCCCTTGACACAGATGTATATCCAGTTCCCGATGGAAAACACTTTACCATATATGAGATGTCACTTCCATTTAGAAAAAGTAGGACTAAGACCTTAAAGGCTGCATGGGACAAGGAATATAGCTTAAAATATGATGTGGATGGCAAAACTAGCATCATAACTGAGGAAAAAGGATTGCTTGGTCTTAACCTTGATGATTTGTCTATAAAATCTAAAGATATTGATGTTGCAGCTGGAGTTCCAAAAAAAGGTGGAGAATTTAAGTGTTGGAGAGATGGAACTACTGATTACGCTCTAGGATCTAAAATTACACTTACAGAAAATAAGTCAGATGTTATCTTAAAAGCTATTTGGAATATTACAACAGAATATGTGGACAATAAGGGCAAGGCTATAGAAGGCCCAGTTGTCGCTGAAAAAGAAGGCGAACAAAAGACTTTTGCTGGTTATACTTTTAAAGAAAAACAAGAAACACAAAAGGGCGTCAAGTATATTTATGAAAAAAACAAGATTACAACCCAATATGTGGACGAAAATGGTAATAAAATAAAAGACCCAGTTACAGCTGAAGAAAAGGGTTCTAAGGACGTAGACGGTTATAAATTCTTAAGAGAAGAAGCCACAGACAATGGGGTTAAGTACATTTATGAAAAAATAAAAACTCCAACTCCTCCAAATCCTCAAACACCAGGACAAGCAAGTTTTGGATATGATTCAAGTCGCTTATTTTTTGGAATAGTAGAAAAGAAGGCGGATGAAAAGAGGATAGCAGAAAAGAAAGACGACAGGCAAAGAGTGGAATGCGATGCTTATATCTTTGGATATACAGACAACACAGTTCGTCCAAATGAAACTTTGACCAGGGCAGAAGCAGCCGCCATGGTAACTCGTCTTGCTAAATTGAATCTCTCTGACAAATCAAGGGCAGATTATCCAGACTTAAAAGAAAAAGCTTGGTATTTAGCTAATATCAATGCAGCTTTAAAAGCTGGTATGCTAGATACTGACAAGGATGGAAATTTAAGACCAGATGCTCCAGTAACAAGAGGAGAATTCATAAAGATGATTGCAGCCGTAGACAAGGGTGGACAAGGCAAGGCACCTTTTAATGATATAGCTGGTCATAAGTATGAAAAAGAAATTAATAAGGTTTATAGTAGCGGTCGTATTACAGGTTATGAAGATGGAAGCTTTAAACCAGATGCC
Encoded proteins:
- a CDS encoding FeoB-associated Cys-rich membrane protein; translation: MNGPTIGIIVVLAIIVFLVIRYMIKNKSTCSCGCSSCHSTCNEEVPEKK
- a CDS encoding fumarylacetoacetate hydrolase family protein — protein: MKSKRMEFFSALYKGEEIFGLATDEKTINLKAAIKEIYDREIRNLSEFIEDYASFDIDVLLKRAEAIENFKSLELLAPISRPRRNPICVGKNYKEHVNEVKGLGPIIDIPKTPIYFSKLVYSTTGHGQDFIVDQDKADALDYEAELVIVIGKTCKNIKAKDARAHIFGFTCGNDFSQRRLQKLHDQWLMGKSLDGACAIGPSILKCDDFDYNNLNIRSYVNGQLRQENTTSNMIFPIEKLIENLSSILTLVPGDLIFTGTPAGVGAGFNPPKYLKNGDIVEVEIGNLGILKNRVVVRP
- a CDS encoding DNA repair exonuclease translates to MRFIHAADFHLERTFKRAFLDPNVYEKRRRDLWRNFENTIDICNEKNVDFLFIAGDLFERESFSQKDQRRLLDLIASLEKTRLVIAPGNHDYIDKNSPYEEISKYAYVFMKDKHSYFDFEDLQVRVHGMGWRKDFYNKKFEIDEGLIHPSWKNILVLHTGVEDGNYLPVELKDLSKHFDYIALGHIHKAAELLPNAYYPGSPEGLSFKEAWHHGVIYFDEKSVNFLETSLRKIVDISLDCEGLSLKEIFRKIEDIVYKNKDDLIRIRLVGKSDFYYKEDFDKEIYQKAFYFEIISDLQPNYDLKKIYEANKDRALGSIIKKLADPKDALKQRALDLILKEIVGGGR
- a CDS encoding AAA family ATPase gives rise to the protein MRLTKIKIKNFGKLKEKELPLSKGINVIYGANESGKSTCFSFIRGLFYGFSTSSKRRIFEEALDKYTPWTGGDFAGYIELEDGKNYRISKDFSKDKDSVLVLDLDKARDITDEIDLYRYSKVAQPGVAFFNMTKDLFESTVLFLNPATAADQKDEILEKLTNYYSSRDENFSIKEIREKLIKKLEDLGNERRKKTLIGRTSDKILELKTKLEDLKSMEDYLGEKEMLDFLISKRKVLENRLKNKEYLESQEIFEKVQLNTKKINALKYDLSKCDLNDYKDYENALELRLKIENLKEQIKDLQDKKIKDPSFDREFSLDYEDFDKLIKIYRGQGSHEILFEKSSAEEDKLVLNKTLKFCFFRLGISAALIFAALTSFILTKSSYPLLLILPALILGIFTVKKMKIYADSKKRNKKRLKNINAAVLKYEDERGLAKKKLMTLCKKYDFKSIEELASSFEEMKENEDKKRIKALSLEERKREEGLKIEKMKQEQKLYEDELKDILESKGLTDFEELRQIQERENPVQKLDSEIKLLLEKNKSILDGRVLKDLNKNYTRFEAPMECDFEKIRLLENKIGSQAEILKNQEKQMKLAQGINEGLDIFEENLEKLYFERDAILLALETLEDVDNEISKKSTPFFMQNLEEVYSEITKGRYEKIKMDENLNLIVFDKKADLYVKTSSLSSGSLYQLYFAFRLALLRAINKKLPMILDDGFIEYDDKRLGNLLKYLSEYERERQIIIFTHQKREEEVLKSLNISYNLLNLEEI
- a CDS encoding metallophosphoesterase encodes the protein MIYAIADLHLDSLGQKPMDIFGANWINHDQKIFNAWKEIVGEDDLVLVPGDISWATKLEEAKDDLILIDRLPGKKIISKGNHDYWWSSLSKLNGLGLESIKFLNNNSFEYGNIRIFGTRAWSPKDSANFDKDDEKIFARELLRLKNSLGSIKKDGNYTICMLHYPPFNQDMSPNEFAEILEKEKIDLCIYGHLHADGHRFAVNGNINGVEYLCVASDYIDFKPVKIYE
- a CDS encoding class IV adenylate cyclase, producing the protein MEREIEVKILNTELEKIEDKIKKDALFLLEEEQVNILIESQNYKDYRKYGDLRIRHTRDTNTREEKNYLTFKERLSTEGARESLEHTTEISDIDECLKILALLGYEDVKYLKKHRKSYIYKGLRFDLDRWEDGLAYCEIEGSSRNEIEKILDELEIDKNNISTKSIRELKREEENKK
- the ppsA gene encoding phosphoenolpyruvate synthase — translated: MSNYRYIKWFEEISKNDVGIVGGKGANLGELTNFGLPVPPGFCVTAQAYRDFVDHAHLQEKVKSIMKDLDVDDTKALTEAGEKIRSILTEAPIKKEIEEEIKKAYREFQERLGLKNPEVAVRSSATAEDLPDASFAGQQDTYLHISGEDELLSHARSCWASLWTARAIYYREKQSYDHFEVALSVVVQMMVKSEKSGVMFTANPITGDKSQIMINASWGLGEAVVSGTVTPDDYLIDKKTGKVLEKYIADKNSMVVDKTDGVGTEQRPVSEVLGAEYVSSECLNKDELKKLIEMGLLVESMYGNVQDTEWGFDKNTKKFYFLQSRPITTIKDTKINPDDYRKKDNKIANAEDKKEKIGEEKMLKKLVKGLPAAPGLGRGKVKNLIDLEDIDSIEDGDILVTVMTNPAMVPAMRKCAAVVTDEGGRTCHAAIVSRELGIPCIVGSKNATEVLKDGMIVTVDATRGVVFEGSVLEEDKKEESNKEVTRTTQVSFAPITATKIYMNLGQPDLADKYKDLPFDGIGLMRTEFIFTNMIGAHPLYLLKTGRGDFMVQKLAEGISKVAQTLYPKQVVVRMSDFRTNEFRDLEGGDEVEPHEENPMIGWRGVSRYVSPEYEQGFRLECQAIKKVREEYGLTNVVAMLPFVRTVEELRHVKEIMAEEGLSRSKNFKIWIMAEVPAVVFRAEEFAKEVDGFSIGSNDLTQLVMGADRDSEVLNNMGYFDERNEAVKEAIKIIIKACNKQGITCSICGQGPSQYPEFAEFLVESGITSISVNPDTVEYTRRLVASVEQKMILKKIRNL
- a CDS encoding S-layer homology domain-containing protein yields the protein MHGGGTYAEENAGGVVKSIFSPEKTLESTTTIGRDKPTGEVQNVGEIEVEVGQTITDEGFINKFKTSEAVAGDLEYGTTTFSTSIVGVVVDGTFYDVQNDMDKLDKMIEYVTQDVQSSVTVNYDIKNQTGGQAIKYSFTGKKSTGDNYVYVYYHYYVNGKAANGQEITRGGYLGYKIKVKPATGGLIYDANGGTIKGKATFDDKDGRVAPDPSDTSFMPKVKIDIISDEPVRDGYKFAFWYEEALYPDDKEVYTDQALDTDVYPVPDGKHFTIYEMSLPFRKSRTKTLKAAWDKEYSLKYDVDGKTSIITEEKGLLGLNLDDLSIKSKDIDVAAGVPKKGGEFKCWRDGTTDYALGSKITLTENKSDVILKAIWNITTEYVDNKGKAIEGPVVAEKEGEQKTFAGYTFKEKQETQKGVKYIYEKNKITTQYVDENGNKIKDPVTAEEKGSKDVDGYKFLREEATDNGVKYIYEKIKTPTPPNPQTPGQASFGYDSSRLFFGIVEKKADEKRIAEKKDDRQRVECDAYIFGYTDNTVRPNETLTRAEAAAMVTRLAKLNLSDKSRADYPDLKEKAWYLANINAALKAGMLDTDKDGNLRPDAPVTRGEFIKMIAAVDKGGQGKAPFNDIAGHKYEKEINKVYSSGRITGYEDGSFKPDAFLTRAEAATLLNRVFDRSADAKTIEGFEDKIYKFKDLDKNAWYYYELVEATNSHESVKRDVKDSMGRTLEKWTKLLNK